The Dehalogenimonas sp. 4OHTPN genome window below encodes:
- the ftsH gene encoding ATP-dependent zinc metalloprotease FtsH, protein MKFNWKRTTIAYVVMLVASIIIFAILLPNTQDQPEEVAQSVLVAETQANNVSEITVEGERIDFITRDNPPRELFTYKEQLTSIYDIPGIELSGVAEVNIKGSSGFDWGSILINLIPILFIGGMIIFLFSQARGANNQAMSFGRSRAKLFNVDKPTTTFENVAGVDEAKQEVQEIVEFLKSREKFQALGARIPKGVLLIGYPGTGKTLLARAIAGEAGVPFFSISGSEFVEMFVGVGASRVRDLFEQAKRNAPCIIFIDEIDAVGRQRGAGLGGSHDEREQTLNQILVEMDGFEANTTIIVIAATNRPDVLDPALLRPGRFDRRVVLDMPDLNGRLAILKIHAKGKPLADDVNLENLAKQTIGFSGADLSNLMNEAAILAARADKKAVEMSDLEESIDRVIAGPERKSRKVSAHEKEITAYHEAGHALVARMLPQADPVHKITIVARGMAGGYTKQLPAEDRYIATDSQFKAKIAISMGGRIAEEIMFGEMSTGASQDFKEATNLAKKMVTSYGMSEKLGPRTFGSKEEMVFLGKEIHEQRDYGEKTADLIDQEVESIIQTAYQTARTILVDNKARLQYIAEHLMAEETLEGDGLEKLFTEPLPPPGSPPPAAPAAVITIEPAVEKQAQPALKAKEKPAEPGTAAPGFAPA, encoded by the coding sequence ATGAAATTTAACTGGAAGCGCACCACCATTGCTTATGTCGTCATGCTGGTCGCCAGCATCATCATCTTTGCCATCCTCCTCCCTAATACCCAGGACCAGCCGGAGGAGGTGGCGCAGAGCGTCCTCGTCGCCGAAACCCAGGCAAATAACGTCTCTGAGATCACCGTCGAAGGCGAACGCATAGACTTCATCACCCGGGACAACCCGCCGAGGGAGCTTTTCACCTATAAGGAGCAGTTGACCTCGATCTACGACATCCCCGGCATCGAACTTAGCGGTGTCGCTGAGGTTAATATCAAGGGTTCCTCCGGCTTCGACTGGGGTTCCATCCTGATCAACCTCATCCCGATACTATTCATCGGCGGCATGATCATCTTCCTGTTCAGCCAGGCGCGCGGCGCCAACAACCAGGCCATGAGCTTCGGCCGCTCCCGGGCCAAGCTCTTCAACGTCGATAAGCCGACGACCACATTCGAAAACGTAGCCGGCGTAGATGAGGCCAAGCAGGAAGTCCAGGAAATCGTCGAGTTTTTGAAATCGCGCGAGAAGTTCCAGGCTCTCGGCGCCCGCATTCCCAAAGGCGTCCTTTTAATCGGCTACCCCGGCACCGGCAAGACGCTGCTCGCCCGGGCCATCGCCGGCGAGGCTGGCGTGCCCTTTTTCTCCATTTCCGGTTCGGAGTTCGTGGAGATGTTTGTCGGCGTCGGCGCCTCCCGCGTCCGCGACCTGTTCGAGCAGGCCAAGCGCAACGCCCCGTGCATTATTTTCATCGATGAGATCGACGCCGTCGGCCGCCAGCGCGGCGCCGGCCTGGGCGGCAGTCACGATGAGCGCGAACAAACACTTAACCAGATCCTGGTGGAAATGGACGGCTTTGAAGCTAATACCACCATCATTGTCATTGCCGCCACCAACCGCCCGGATGTCCTCGACCCGGCGTTGCTGCGGCCCGGCCGCTTCGACAGGCGGGTGGTGCTGGACATGCCTGACCTGAACGGGCGCCTGGCAATCCTCAAGATCCACGCCAAGGGCAAACCCCTGGCGGACGATGTCAACCTGGAGAACCTGGCCAAGCAAACCATCGGCTTCTCCGGCGCCGATCTTTCCAACCTGATGAACGAGGCCGCCATTTTAGCCGCCCGTGCCGATAAAAAAGCCGTCGAGATGTCAGACCTCGAGGAGTCGATCGACCGGGTCATCGCCGGGCCGGAGCGTAAAAGCCGCAAAGTCTCGGCGCATGAGAAAGAGATCACCGCCTATCATGAAGCCGGTCATGCCCTTGTAGCCCGGATGCTGCCCCAGGCTGACCCGGTGCACAAAATCACCATCGTTGCCCGTGGCATGGCCGGCGGCTACACCAAGCAGTTGCCCGCTGAGGACCGCTATATAGCCACCGATTCTCAGTTCAAGGCCAAGATCGCCATCTCCATGGGCGGCCGCATCGCCGAGGAGATCATGTTCGGCGAGATGTCCACCGGCGCTTCCCAGGATTTCAAAGAAGCCACCAACCTAGCCAAGAAGATGGTCACCTCCTACGGCATGAGCGAAAAACTCGGGCCGCGCACCTTCGGCAGCAAGGAAGAAATGGTCTTCCTTGGCAAGGAAATTCACGAACAGCGCGACTACGGCGAGAAAACCGCCGATCTCATTGACCAGGAAGTCGAATCCATCATTCAAACCGCTTACCAGACGGCGCGCACCATTCTGGTGGATAACAAAGCCCGTTTGCAATACATCGCCGAACACCTGATGGCCGAGGAAACACTGGAAGGCGACGGCCTGGAAAAACTGTTCACCGAGCCTCTGCCGCCGCCCGGCTCGCCGCCGCCCGCAGCTCCAGCCGCGGTTATAACAATCGAACCTGCGGTGGAAAAACAGGCCCAACCGGCACTTAAGGCGAAGGAGAAACCCGCCGAACCCGGTACCGCAGCTCCCGGTTTCGCCCCCGCCTGA
- the rsmI gene encoding 16S rRNA (cytidine(1402)-2'-O)-methyltransferase, whose amino-acid sequence MPTLYVVATPIGNLEDITVRAMRVLRDASLIAAEDTRRTLKLLNALGIKKALTSYYEHNKLSKLDYILGQLEKGDVALVSDAGTPGIADPGAELIAAAIGRGFLVEAVPGPSAVMAALSVSGLPAAEFRFVAFLPRKAGERSAVLAKLAADQATLVFLEAPHRLRATLAALIESLSDRKAAVCRELTKLHEEVFRGRLSEALEHFTEPRGEFVLVVEGAKTAEREPVLDETVINRLRLMKAKGITARDAVDEVASDSGLSRKEIYGAWLELG is encoded by the coding sequence GTGCCGACGCTCTACGTGGTGGCCACGCCTATCGGCAACCTCGAAGACATCACCGTCCGAGCCATGCGGGTGCTCAGGGATGCCAGCCTCATCGCCGCCGAAGACACCCGCCGCACCCTGAAGCTTCTAAACGCATTGGGCATTAAAAAGGCGCTGACCAGCTATTACGAGCATAACAAGCTGTCCAAGCTGGATTATATCCTCGGCCAGCTCGAAAAAGGCGATGTGGCGCTGGTATCGGACGCCGGCACGCCAGGTATCGCCGATCCGGGGGCCGAACTAATCGCCGCGGCTATCGGCCGGGGTTTCCTGGTAGAAGCAGTGCCGGGACCTTCGGCGGTCATGGCGGCGCTCTCGGTATCCGGCCTACCCGCCGCGGAGTTCAGGTTCGTCGCCTTCCTGCCGAGAAAGGCCGGAGAGCGCTCGGCAGTGCTGGCGAAGCTGGCGGCTGACCAGGCGACGCTGGTCTTTCTGGAGGCGCCGCACCGGCTGCGGGCGACACTCGCGGCCCTGATCGAGTCGCTGAGCGACCGCAAAGCGGCTGTCTGCCGCGAGCTGACCAAGCTCCACGAGGAGGTCTTCCGCGGCCGGTTGTCGGAAGCGCTCGAACATTTCACCGAGCCTCGAGGAGAGTTTGTCCTGGTGGTCGAAGGCGCGAAAACGGCCGAGCGAGAGCCGGTGCTCGACGAGACCGTCATTAACCGGCTGCGGTTGATGAAAGCGAAGGGAATTACCGCCAGGGACGCGGTCGACGAAGTGGCATCGGACAGCGGCCTCTCGCGCAAGGAGATCTATGGTGCTTGGCTTGAATTGGGCTAA
- a CDS encoding TIM barrel protein has product MLRFGTAGIPASTKATGDTVAGLKRVAELGLSGMEIEFVRGIYLKDNTAAPVAYVARKLGLRLSCHAPYYLNLNHADETRRRQAGGVLHHAARMAAAAGAETIVFHAGYYLKDSPEAVYDVIKAEIETVLGKLRDEGVKITLRPELAGKTSQFGNLAELIRLSKEMPGVSPAVDFAHLHAATGRYNSYAEFAEVLERLGEALGRESLDDLHLHVSGIEYRGSGERRHLNLQESDFHYEELLQALADVKAGGLLICESPNIEEDALLLQSVFRDLSPKV; this is encoded by the coding sequence ATGCTCCGCTTCGGCACCGCCGGTATCCCGGCCTCCACCAAAGCCACCGGCGATACCGTGGCCGGCCTGAAGCGCGTCGCTGAACTTGGTCTTTCCGGAATGGAGATCGAGTTCGTCCGCGGTATCTATTTGAAGGACAACACCGCCGCGCCGGTGGCCTATGTCGCCAGGAAACTCGGCCTGAGGCTGTCCTGCCACGCGCCCTACTACCTGAACCTTAACCACGCCGATGAAACGCGCCGGCGCCAGGCCGGGGGCGTGCTGCACCATGCCGCCCGGATGGCCGCCGCCGCCGGAGCCGAGACTATCGTTTTTCATGCCGGCTACTATTTGAAGGACTCCCCGGAGGCGGTTTACGATGTCATCAAGGCCGAAATCGAAACAGTCCTGGGCAAATTGCGCGATGAGGGGGTGAAAATCACCCTGCGGCCGGAACTGGCGGGCAAGACCTCCCAGTTTGGGAATCTGGCCGAACTCATCCGCCTGTCTAAGGAAATGCCAGGCGTCTCCCCGGCGGTCGATTTCGCCCACCTCCACGCCGCCACCGGCCGTTACAACTCCTACGCCGAGTTCGCGGAGGTGCTGGAGCGGCTTGGGGAGGCGCTGGGACGGGAATCCCTTGACGATCTCCACCTTCACGTGTCGGGGATCGAATACCGCGGCAGCGGCGAGCGGCGGCATCTCAACCTTCAGGAGTCGGACTTCCACTACGAAGAACTGCTGCAAGCTCTGGCCGACGTCAAAGCCGGCGGCTTGCTCATCTGCGAAAGCCCCAATATCGAGGAAGACGCCTTGCTGCTGCAGAGCGTTTTCCGTGATTTGTCGCCAAAAGTATAA
- a CDS encoding acylphosphatase — MRLIFGGRVQGVNFRDFTRRQAEEHHLVGCVRNLEDGTVQVIAEGQRPDILHFIEQLMSGPPHAAVNSVDTQWIKPSGDFTDFSVRY, encoded by the coding sequence GTGCGCCTGATTTTCGGCGGACGGGTGCAGGGCGTGAACTTCCGGGATTTCACCCGCCGTCAGGCTGAGGAACACCATCTGGTCGGTTGTGTCAGGAATCTGGAAGACGGCACCGTCCAGGTGATAGCCGAGGGCCAGCGCCCGGACATCCTGCACTTTATTGAGCAACTGATGTCGGGGCCACCCCATGCCGCCGTCAACTCGGTGGATACCCAGTGGATCAAGCCTTCAGGCGACTTTACCGATTTCTCTGTCCGCTACTGA
- a CDS encoding Rieske 2Fe-2S domain-containing protein — MSIFKAILGICETKPLAVAAWEKSDGKVWIDLKAAPQLAIKGGGVYLRGKGLAKPFLVVRGDDDKLYAYENSCTHGHRKIDPVPGEGKLKCCSVNHSTFSYEGKPLSGPAKHDIKRYQVKENGGRLEIKIV; from the coding sequence GTGAGTATCTTTAAAGCTATTCTGGGTATCTGTGAAACCAAACCCCTGGCCGTGGCGGCCTGGGAGAAAAGCGACGGTAAGGTCTGGATAGATCTGAAGGCGGCGCCGCAGCTAGCGATTAAAGGCGGGGGAGTCTATTTGAGAGGCAAGGGACTGGCTAAACCGTTCCTGGTGGTCCGCGGAGACGATGACAAGCTTTACGCTTACGAAAACAGCTGCACTCACGGCCACCGCAAGATAGACCCGGTACCCGGGGAAGGCAAACTCAAGTGCTGCAGCGTCAACCATTCCACGTTCAGCTATGAAGGCAAGCCGTTATCCGGCCCGGCCAAACATGATATCAAGCGCTACCAAGTTAAAGAGAACGGCGGCCGGCTTGAGATTAAAATCGTATAG
- a CDS encoding lysine 2,3-aminomutase: MKYQSYDINNFRNIPQVAEALSEQQKRDIEIVGSVLPFKTNKYVVEQLIDWSKVPDDPMFILTFPQRGMLSPEHFETVEKLIDAGAAKTEITAVANEIRASLNPHPAGQLDLNTPVWCGRELHGFQHKYRETLVFFPGQGQTCHAYCTFCFRWPQFVGIKDLKISSKEPQTLVDYVAANPQITDVLFTGGDPLVMKSRILAAYIKPLLDAEIPHLRNIRIGSKALSYWPQRFLTDDDSSELLNLFREVKIAGKHLAFMAHFNHPAELKGEAVRAAIDRINDTGAIIRTQSPLLQHINDSPEALAEMWRAQVALGCVPYYLFIARNTGAQQYFSVPLVKAWQIYREAYQQVSGICRTIRGPVMSCLPGKIQVLGAAEVQGRKVMAFRMIQGRNPDWIGRPFFSEYDDSAVWYRDLKPAFGDSRFFFQDELDGMMTAAAECEADNLE, from the coding sequence ATGAAATACCAGTCATACGACATCAATAATTTCAGGAACATCCCTCAGGTGGCTGAAGCCCTGTCAGAGCAACAGAAAAGAGACATCGAGATCGTCGGCTCGGTGCTGCCGTTCAAGACTAATAAATACGTCGTCGAGCAATTAATCGATTGGTCAAAAGTCCCGGATGATCCTATGTTTATCCTGACCTTTCCGCAAAGGGGCATGCTCTCCCCGGAGCATTTTGAAACTGTGGAGAAGCTGATCGATGCGGGAGCGGCAAAAACGGAGATCACTGCGGTCGCCAACGAGATCAGAGCGTCGCTTAACCCGCACCCCGCGGGGCAGCTTGATCTCAACACCCCCGTCTGGTGCGGCCGCGAACTCCACGGTTTTCAGCATAAATACCGGGAGACGCTGGTCTTTTTCCCGGGGCAGGGACAGACCTGTCACGCTTATTGCACCTTCTGTTTCCGCTGGCCGCAGTTCGTCGGCATTAAGGACTTAAAAATCTCCAGCAAGGAGCCGCAGACGCTGGTTGATTATGTGGCTGCCAATCCACAGATCACCGACGTGCTTTTCACCGGCGGCGATCCGCTGGTAATGAAATCGAGGATACTCGCCGCCTATATCAAGCCGCTCCTGGATGCTGAAATACCTCATCTGCGCAATATCCGCATCGGTTCCAAAGCCCTCTCGTACTGGCCGCAGCGGTTCCTGACCGACGATGATTCGTCGGAGCTGCTGAACCTGTTCCGGGAAGTGAAGATCGCCGGCAAACACCTGGCCTTCATGGCTCACTTCAACCATCCGGCTGAACTAAAAGGGGAAGCGGTCAGGGCGGCCATAGACCGTATTAACGATACCGGCGCAATCATCCGGACGCAATCCCCTTTGCTCCAGCACATCAATGATTCGCCTGAGGCTCTGGCGGAGATGTGGCGGGCGCAAGTGGCTCTGGGCTGTGTTCCATATTACTTGTTCATCGCTCGGAATACCGGAGCGCAGCAGTATTTTTCCGTGCCGCTGGTCAAGGCATGGCAGATCTACCGTGAAGCCTATCAGCAGGTCAGCGGTATTTGTCGCACCATACGGGGACCGGTGATGTCATGCCTTCCCGGCAAGATTCAGGTACTGGGCGCGGCGGAAGTTCAAGGGCGGAAAGTAATGGCTTTCCGCATGATCCAGGGCCGGAATCCGGACTGGATCGGCCGGCCGTTCTTCAGTGAATACGACGACAGCGCGGTCTGGTACCGCGACTTGAAGCCAGCCTTTGGCGACAGCAGGTTCTTTTTCCAGGACGAACTGGACGGGATGATGACTGCCGCCGCTGAGTGCGAGGCTGATAATCTGGAGTGA
- a CDS encoding lysophospholipid acyltransferase family protein, translating into MKTAWFYPLVRLTARTAFLLTRVKVTGREYFPKTGPVIVCANHINSADPPLLGLQVPRNPVFFLAKKELFHNKFFGRVLRGSGAIPLNRAGVSGGSIKLARQVLDHGGALIIFPEGKRNPDGRLSSAQPGAAYLAASFGVPIVPAAITGTETVSGRWWFLKTRTVTIAFGRSFRLTEADVQIEKDDLGGHGDRIMEAVAELLPPSYRGVYGNVRQ; encoded by the coding sequence ATGAAGACCGCCTGGTTCTACCCGCTGGTGCGCCTGACCGCCCGGACCGCTTTCTTACTGACCAGAGTTAAAGTGACCGGCAGGGAATACTTCCCCAAAACCGGGCCGGTTATCGTCTGCGCCAATCATATCAATTCTGCTGACCCGCCTCTTTTAGGGCTGCAGGTGCCGCGCAACCCCGTCTTTTTCTTGGCAAAAAAAGAACTTTTTCACAACAAGTTTTTCGGCCGCGTCCTCAGAGGCTCGGGGGCTATTCCTCTCAACCGGGCCGGGGTTTCCGGCGGCAGCATTAAGCTGGCGCGTCAGGTCCTCGACCATGGCGGCGCCCTGATTATCTTTCCGGAAGGCAAGCGCAATCCCGACGGCCGGCTTTCCAGCGCCCAGCCCGGCGCCGCTTACCTCGCCGCCTCGTTCGGAGTGCCCATTGTTCCGGCTGCCATCACCGGGACGGAAACGGTCAGCGGCCGCTGGTGGTTTTTAAAAACACGCACGGTGACCATTGCTTTCGGCCGGTCTTTCCGGCTCACCGAAGCGGATGTGCAGATTGAAAAAGACGATCTCGGCGGTCACGGGGACCGGATCATGGAGGCCGTCGCCGAACTTTTACCGCCGTCATACCGCGGAGTTTACGGTAACGTCCGGCAATGA
- a CDS encoding DUF302 domain-containing protein: MEYGYKRRVTGAFDDVVSKVRAELKKEGFGVITEIDVKKTVKEKLGTDFDNYIILGACNPPFAHKALLAERDIGLFMPCNVIVYEGGGAVFVSAIRPTLAMSMTGNPALKPLADEVETRLQRAVASI; this comes from the coding sequence ATGGAATACGGATATAAAAGACGAGTGACGGGTGCATTTGACGATGTCGTCTCTAAAGTCAGGGCGGAACTTAAGAAGGAAGGCTTTGGGGTTATAACTGAGATCGATGTAAAAAAAACGGTTAAAGAAAAACTGGGGACTGATTTCGATAACTATATCATCCTGGGCGCCTGCAATCCGCCGTTCGCCCACAAAGCGCTCCTGGCCGAGCGTGACATAGGGTTGTTCATGCCGTGCAACGTCATCGTCTACGAGGGCGGCGGGGCGGTTTTTGTGTCGGCCATCCGGCCAACCCTGGCCATGAGCATGACCGGGAATCCGGCGTTGAAACCGCTGGCCGATGAGGTCGAGACCAGGTTGCAGCGTGCGGTGGCCAGCATTTGA
- a CDS encoding polyprenyl synthetase family protein, which produces MDLKTLYAPVARDLADVETNFKDLADYWKAEFPELHDMLLHILVGGKILRPALTFMAGSCVDGQSKKILNMATANELMHIATLVHDDAIDRADTRRGRLTVNKLWGTEKAILLGDFLFARAGEFAASTDNLRVTKLFSQTLGIIAVGELRQARDIYSSDQGMEKYLQRIAGKTAALLKMSAESGAILAGGTEAQIEALAGYGYNLGLAFQIVDDILDFIGTEAELGKPVGSDLRHGTVTLPALLLIQKHPGDNPVSDFLAGKDREGNIARAIKLIKTEGLIEESYKLAESYSGKAVSLLEGLPDTACRRGLSALADYLVRRRN; this is translated from the coding sequence TTGGACCTGAAGACTCTTTACGCCCCGGTTGCCCGAGATCTGGCCGATGTCGAGACCAACTTCAAGGATCTGGCCGACTACTGGAAAGCCGAGTTTCCCGAGCTTCACGATATGCTGCTCCATATCCTGGTGGGCGGTAAAATTCTCCGGCCGGCACTGACCTTCATGGCCGGAAGCTGCGTCGACGGGCAGTCTAAAAAGATACTCAATATGGCTACCGCCAACGAACTGATGCATATAGCGACGCTGGTGCACGATGACGCCATAGACCGGGCCGACACCCGGCGGGGGCGGCTGACAGTGAACAAGCTTTGGGGGACCGAAAAAGCCATCCTGTTGGGTGACTTTCTTTTCGCCCGGGCCGGCGAGTTCGCCGCCTCGACCGACAACCTGCGGGTTACCAAGCTCTTTTCCCAGACGCTGGGCATCATCGCCGTAGGCGAGCTGCGGCAGGCGCGCGATATCTATTCGTCAGATCAGGGTATGGAGAAATACCTGCAGCGCATCGCCGGCAAGACAGCGGCTCTCCTCAAGATGTCGGCGGAGTCCGGAGCCATTCTGGCCGGCGGCACCGAGGCGCAGATTGAGGCTCTGGCCGGATACGGCTACAACCTGGGATTGGCTTTCCAGATCGTCGACGATATCCTGGACTTCATCGGCACCGAGGCCGAACTTGGCAAGCCGGTGGGTTCCGACCTGCGGCATGGCACGGTGACGCTGCCGGCACTGCTTTTAATCCAAAAACACCCGGGCGACAATCCGGTATCAGACTTTTTAGCCGGCAAAGACCGGGAAGGCAATATCGCCCGGGCAATCAAATTGATAAAAACCGAAGGTCTGATAGAAGAGAGCTACAAGCTGGCGGAGAGTTACTCCGGCAAGGCGGTCAGCCTGCTCGAAGGTTTGCCCGACACCGCCTGCCGCCGCGGCCTCTCGGCGCTGGCTGATTATCTGGTGCGGCGGCGGAATTAG
- the metG gene encoding methionine--tRNA ligase, with protein sequence MSERIFIGVAWPYANNRLHLGHVAGAYLPPDIFARYHRTKRNEVLMVSGSDQHGTPVTIRAEAEGKSPAEVAAFFHQKFVDSWAALGITFDLYTNTGTANHAAVVQDIFLRLLDKDYLYKDIVSQPYCTKCKRFLPDRYVEGVCPSCKLPGARGDQCDACGKPMNPADLLNACCKLCGAPPEFRHTEHFFLRLSAFQQTLLEWVNQNVDHWRPNVQRFTRRYLEEGLRDRAITRDITWGIPVPLPGYEDKRIYVWFEAVIGYLSASKEWAQGSGDPEAWRKFWQEECRSYYFIGKDNIPFHTIIWPAMLMGYGGLNLPYDVPSNEFLTVEAQKLSKSKNIAIWLEDFLSRYQPDALRYVLSVNMPDTSDTDFSWREFVRRNNDELVATYGNLVNRVLSMLQRHFEGKVPQPGDLDERSAGIIDRTEETLRTMDELLYACRFKEAIKTAMALAAEANRYLDEKSPWKAVKTDKNAAAAALYTALCVISGLRTAFYPFLPFSSEKLHRFLGYGGSVEADGWQLRRPVPEAPLNPPEALFIKLDDSVVDEEMSRLGLLPTK encoded by the coding sequence ATGTCGGAACGCATCTTTATCGGCGTGGCCTGGCCTTACGCCAACAACCGCCTGCACCTGGGGCACGTGGCCGGGGCTTACCTGCCCCCGGACATTTTCGCCCGGTATCATCGGACAAAGAGAAACGAAGTGCTGATGGTCTCCGGATCCGATCAGCATGGCACGCCGGTAACCATCAGGGCCGAGGCCGAGGGCAAGTCCCCGGCTGAGGTGGCGGCCTTCTTTCACCAGAAATTCGTGGATAGCTGGGCAGCCTTGGGCATCACCTTCGACCTGTACACCAACACCGGCACAGCCAACCACGCCGCGGTGGTCCAGGATATTTTCTTGAGGCTGCTCGACAAAGACTATCTCTACAAGGATATCGTATCGCAGCCTTACTGCACCAAGTGCAAGCGGTTCCTGCCCGACCGATATGTCGAAGGTGTCTGCCCGTCGTGCAAGCTGCCCGGTGCCCGCGGCGACCAGTGCGATGCCTGCGGCAAGCCTATGAACCCGGCCGACCTGCTGAATGCCTGCTGCAAGCTGTGCGGCGCGCCGCCGGAATTCCGGCACACGGAGCATTTCTTTCTGCGGCTATCGGCCTTTCAGCAAACCCTGCTTGAGTGGGTCAATCAAAATGTTGACCACTGGCGGCCTAACGTCCAGCGCTTCACACGGCGCTACCTCGAAGAAGGTTTGCGCGACCGGGCGATCACCCGGGACATAACATGGGGCATCCCGGTGCCGCTGCCGGGTTATGAAGATAAGCGCATCTACGTCTGGTTCGAGGCGGTTATCGGCTACCTTTCAGCCAGTAAGGAATGGGCCCAGGGATCGGGCGACCCAGAGGCGTGGCGGAAGTTCTGGCAGGAAGAGTGCAGGAGCTATTACTTCATCGGCAAGGACAACATTCCCTTCCACACCATCATCTGGCCGGCCATGCTCATGGGCTACGGAGGGCTGAACCTGCCTTACGACGTGCCATCGAACGAGTTTTTGACCGTCGAAGCGCAGAAGTTATCCAAGAGCAAGAATATCGCCATCTGGCTGGAAGACTTCCTCTCCCGCTACCAGCCCGACGCGTTACGCTACGTTCTGTCGGTCAACATGCCGGATACGTCGGATACAGATTTCTCCTGGCGCGAGTTCGTCCGGCGCAACAACGACGAACTGGTAGCCACTTACGGCAACCTGGTCAACCGGGTGCTTTCAATGCTCCAGCGCCATTTCGAGGGAAAAGTGCCCCAGCCCGGCGATCTCGATGAACGGTCGGCGGGTATTATCGACCGGACCGAAGAAACGCTCCGGACAATGGACGAGCTGCTCTATGCCTGCCGCTTCAAGGAAGCCATCAAGACGGCTATGGCCCTGGCCGCCGAGGCCAACCGCTATCTGGATGAGAAATCACCCTGGAAGGCGGTCAAGACTGATAAGAACGCTGCGGCCGCGGCTTTGTATACCGCGCTCTGTGTCATTTCCGGCCTGCGCACCGCTTTCTATCCGTTCCTGCCATTCAGTTCGGAGAAGCTGCACCGCTTTCTGGGTTACGGCGGCAGCGTTGAGGCTGACGGCTGGCAGCTGCGGCGACCGGTGCCCGAAGCGCCTTTAAACCCGCCGGAAGCCCTCTTCATCAAACTCGACGATTCGGTTGTTGATGAAGAGATGTCACGCCTCGGCCTATTGCCAACTAAGTAG
- the rnc gene encoding ribonuclease III, with amino-acid sequence MADLEQVQSTLGIKFKDPALLELALIHSSFINERPGSGLVSNERLEFLGDAVLGLYIAEKLYLDFPNADEGELTRFRSLLVRRETLTRLAVSLDLGAFLYLGRGEEQSGGRAKPANLSRALEAVIAAVYLDQGCDRAARFIHRLFAGELERIETLASVADSKSRLQEIIQARFQATPAYTVVDVSDGDESAFNAEVRVKSSYLGSGRGRSKKEAEAHAARQAIAALENSLHPGGPLLNLDSK; translated from the coding sequence ATGGCCGACCTGGAACAAGTTCAATCCACCCTTGGCATCAAATTCAAAGATCCGGCACTTCTGGAACTGGCCTTGATCCACAGCTCCTTCATCAATGAACGCCCCGGCTCGGGACTGGTTTCCAACGAACGCCTGGAATTCCTGGGCGATGCCGTGCTTGGCCTGTACATCGCCGAAAAGCTTTACCTTGATTTCCCGAATGCCGATGAAGGCGAACTCACCCGGTTCCGCTCTCTCCTGGTGCGGCGGGAAACCCTGACCCGCCTGGCGGTCTCGCTGGACCTGGGCGCTTTCCTTTATCTGGGCCGCGGCGAGGAGCAAAGCGGCGGCCGCGCCAAGCCGGCCAACCTGTCGCGGGCTTTGGAAGCGGTAATTGCGGCGGTATACCTTGACCAGGGTTGTGACCGCGCCGCCCGTTTCATCCATCGTCTGTTTGCCGGAGAACTCGAGCGCATCGAGACGCTGGCGAGCGTCGCCGACTCAAAAAGCAGGCTGCAGGAGATTATTCAAGCCAGGTTTCAGGCGACCCCGGCTTACACAGTCGTTGATGTTTCCGATGGCGACGAATCGGCGTTCAACGCCGAGGTCCGGGTTAAATCTTCATATCTGGGTTCCGGCCGGGGCCGCAGCAAAAAAGAAGCTGAAGCCCACGCCGCCCGCCAGGCGATTGCGGCGCTGGAAAATTCTTTACACCCCGGCGGTCCTTTGTTAAACTTGGATTCGAAATAA